The Bacteroidota bacterium sequence CAATCCGTTAATCTGATTCGTAGTTTGTCCGGATGGTGTCCACACATATGAATACCCGGGAGTTCCCCCGCTCACATCCACCTGTGCAGATCCACTGGCTGCTCCGTAACAGGAAACAGGTGTTGTTTGCGTTGACAACTCGAGTTCCACAGGTTCTTCCACAGTTACTGTATCCGTTTTCATACATCCGTTTGTGTCCCTGACAGTCATGGAATAATTTCCTGCAGGGAGACCGATGGCCATTGTTGATGTCCCGCCGGCGGGGAACCAATTGTAAGTATACCCCGGACTACCTCCCTGCACAATTGCTGAAGCGACACCGGTTGCCGATCCATTGCAAAGAGCCGGGAGAGTATTCAGGGTCAGCTGAATTTCCGTTGGCTGAGTGATGACCGTTTGTTCTGTATGTGTACATCCGTTTTCATCTGTAACGGTAAGAGTATATGTATTTGCAGGAAGATTTTGAGCTGAAGAAGAAATACCTCCGGAAGGTATCCATGCATATTGATAAGGCGGAACACCTCCGGTTACTCCTGCTTGCGCGCTACCATTCGCCGATCCGAAGCAATCTGTTGGATTGGATCTGATGATGGTAACAATGGGTTCAGGCTGAAGGATAGTGAGTGTATCCATAGCCGAACATCCATTGACATCGCTCACCACAACAGTATACCTGCCGGCTGTAAGATTCGAGGCAGTAAGATTATTCCCTCCTGTAGGAGACCATGTGATTTGAAAAGGCGCGATTCCGGAAAGAACAGTAACTGTTGCAGCTCCCTGATTTCCTCCATTGCACAATACATTCTGATCGACACTGGCATTTACAGACGGACCTGAACGTGAGGGAATATTTGCCTGTGCAGTTTGTGTGCATCCGTTCAAATCAGTAGCGCGAACAGTATAAATTCCGGTAGGCAAACCTACTGTTGAGGCGCCATTGCCTCCTGCAGGTGTCCAGCTATATAAATACACCGGAGTTCCTCCCTGCACGTTTACTGTCGCTGTTCCATCACTGACTCCACAAGTCGCCGGTGTAGATGAGACCGACAATTGCAGCAAGGGAGGCTGGTTAATCATAACGGTTCCTGTAGAAGTGCAAGAGTGCGCATCCGTAACTGTTACTGTATAATACCCGGCGGGAACATTCGTAAATGAAGATCCTGAACCATTGCCCGGCGACCAGGAATATGTATAGCCGGCACTACCACCATTCACCGCGACTGAAACAGATCCTGTACTGCTTCCATAACAAAGCGCAGGATTTCCGGATGTTGCAAGGGCCAGAGTTGTTGGCTGCTGTACTGTTGTTGCAGCAGTTTGAGTACATCCGCCGGCATCAGTGACAGTAACGGTATATATTCCTGCCGTTAAATTGACAGCAGTATCATTCAGACCTCCGCTTGGCGCCCATAAATAAGTATATCCTGGTGTTCCACCCATAACCTGCACACTACTCAGTCCGTCATTCGAACCATTGCACAAGGCTGGTCTTGAATAAGTGGAAAGCTGCACAAGCGTGGGTTGATTCACAACAGTGCTTGCTGTAACAGTACATCCAGCAAAATCTGTGATTGTAACAGTGTACGTTCCCGCACCAAGTCCGTTAGCAGTAGCATTCGATCCACCGGAAGGAGACCAGGAAAAAGCATATGGAGCTGTTCCATCAGCTGGAATAACTGTCGCGGACCCATCAGTTCCCGCGAAACAATGTGTAGGCACTGCCGATGCTTGCGCTGTTGGCAGCGGGTTGACAAAAATTGAAGCAGCATCAGTGGACGTGCAACCATTGGCATCCGTGACTGTTACAGTGTAATCGGTATTCACAGCAGGAATCAAAGTCAGCTGAGCATTGGCGACAGCACCCGGATCCCATACATATGAAACCCCTCCGCTCGCGGTAAGTGTTGCCTGCGAACCAAAACATACACTCACATTTTGTCCGGCATCAGCTACAGGTAAAGGATTTACAGTTACAAGTACCTGATCGGAAGCACTGCAATTGTTTGTATCCGTAACAGTAATGGTATAAGTTGTTGTCAGCAGTGGCGCCACTATCATCTGAGAGCCCGCTGTTGCTCCGGGATCCCAAGCATAAGTTCCGCCTCCGCTTGCGTTGAGAGTTGTTGAGTCCCCGATACAAATGCTAACATCCAAACCGGCATATGGAACCGGCAATGGATTCACGGTAATGTCGGCAACATCCGTCGAAGTACAACCATTCGCGTCTGTAACGGTAACAGTATAGGAAGATGTAGCTGCCGGGGAAATCGAAAGCTGAGCGGATGCAACAGCACCGGGATTCCAGAGATACGTTTGACCGCCACTTGCTGATAATGTTGCCTGGGTGCCAAAACAAATTACCGCATCCGGTCCAGCATCTGCCACAGGAAGTGGATTTATCAAAATATTTACATCATCTGTCGCGGTACAACCGTTCGCATCCGTAACAGTTACAGTATATGTAACGTTGCCCGATGGAGTGAATGTAAGTGAAGCGCCCGCAATCGCGCCCGGATCCCACACATAAGTTACACCTCCACTCGCGGTAAGTGTCACAGAGCTTCCCTGACAAACATCCGTATCCGGACCTGCATTCGCAACCGGCAATGGATTAACGGTCATGGTTACCTGATCTGTAGCTGTACAGGAATTCGCATCTGTAACGGTAACCGTATAGGTTGTTGTGGTCGCCGGACTCACAATAATTTGAGGAGTATTAAAATTCCCGGGAGTCCACAGATAAGTTCCTCCACCTGATGCAGTGAAGGTTGCTGAAGAACCTATACACACGGCCTGAGGCTGACCGGCATCAGCCACAGGCAAAGGATTCACGGTAACAGTTACCTGATCTGTAGCAGTACAACCGCTTGCATTCGTTCCTGTAACTGTATAAGTAGTTGTAGAGGCAGGAGTCACCGACAACTGAGCCTGATTGCCTCCTCCGGGATTCCAGGAATAAGTGGTCGCTCCGCTCGCCTGAAGATTCACGGATGATCCCGCGCACACTGCCTGATCAGCACCGGCATTGACGGCGGGTTGTGTGACGGTGATACAGTAAGAAAAAATCTGACTGCCGTTATACGGACAATTATCATCAGTAACAGTCGCGGTGAAACAATATGGAGTAGTGCTAACATCTGCAGCGGTTGGTGTCCAACAAAATGTCGCGGTTGGGCGAGGACCGACAGTAGTTGAGAAAGTAGCCGCCGGAATTGCAAAATCCCATGTCACTGTTGTGTTTTGTGCTGCATCTACATCTGATGACAGAATATTAAAACACAATTGAGCACCGGCACAAACACTTTGAGAAAAACTGTTGGTACCGTTAATACCGGATAATGCCGGCAAAACATTGTTGCAATTTATGACCGTGAGCTGGATATCCCGTTCAACACTTCCTATCAGAACTCCGTTCCGGTATTCCTGAACCAGCACCGCCATCACAGTAACCTC is a genomic window containing:
- a CDS encoding PKD domain-containing protein, with product MRAKIGVITYCFLVLSLFFGGVQKSYASHSMGSDLTYRCLGGNSYEITLSFYRDCVGVPADLWADITYSSSCYGTFTTTIYQIAGTGQEISPICPSDTTTCNGGGFTGIQEYIYRGIINLPGPCADWTFSYNLCCRNLAITNINNPGSTLMYIFATLDNTVVQCNNSPVFSNKPVPFACQGQQYCFNHGGFDPDGDSLVYSMMTPYDMAGLPVSYVAPFSPTQPLSSSPAVSFNSQTGDICMTPTNLEVTVMAVLVQEYRNGVLIGSVERDIQLTVINCNNVLPALSGINGTNSFSQSVCAGAQLCFNILSSDVDAAQNTTVTWDFAIPAATFSTTVGPRPTATFCWTPTAADVSTTPYCFTATVTDDNCPYNGSQIFSYCITVTQPAVNAGADQAVCAGSSVNLQASGATTYSWNPGGGNQAQLSVTPASTTTYTVTGTNASGCTATDQVTVTVNPLPVADAGQPQAVCIGSSATFTASGGGTYLWTPGNFNTPQIIVSPATTTTYTVTVTDANSCTATDQVTMTVNPLPVANAGPDTDVCQGSSVTLTASGGVTYVWDPGAIAGASLTFTPSGNVTYTVTVTDANGCTATDDVNILINPLPVADAGPDAVICFGTQATLSASGGQTYLWNPGAVASAQLSISPAATSSYTVTVTDANGCTSTDVADITVNPLPVPYAGLDVSICIGDSTTLNASGGGTYAWDPGATAGSQMIVAPLLTTTYTITVTDTNNCSASDQVLVTVNPLPVADAGQNVSVCFGSQATLTASGGVSYVWDPGAVANAQLTLIPAVNTDYTVTVTDANGCTSTDAASIFVNPLPTAQASAVPTHCFAGTDGSATVIPADGTAPYAFSWSPSGGSNATANGLGAGTYTVTITDFAGCTVTASTVVNQPTLVQLSTYSRPALCNGSNDGLSSVQVMGGTPGYTYLWAPSGGLNDTAVNLTAGIYTVTVTDAGGCTQTAATTVQQPTTLALATSGNPALCYGSSTGSVSVAVNGGSAGYTYSWSPGNGSGSSFTNVPAGYYTVTVTDAHSCTSTGTVMINQPPLLQLSVSSTPATCGVSDGTATVNVQGGTPVYLYSWTPAGGNGASTVGLPTGIYTVRATDLNGCTQTAQANIPSRSGPSVNASVDQNVLCNGGNQGAATVTVLSGIAPFQITWSPTGGNNLTASNLTAGRYTVVVSDVNGCSAMDTLTILQPEPIVTIIRSNPTDCFGSANGSAQAGVTGGVPPYQYAWIPSGGISSSAQNLPANTYTLTVTDENGCTHTEQTVITQPTEIQLTLNTLPALCNGSATGVASAIVQGGSPGYTYNWFPAGGTSTMAIGLPAGNYSMTVRDTNGCMKTDTVTVEEPVELELSTQTTPVSCYGAASGSAQVDVSGGTPGYSYVWTPSGQTTNQINGLGIGTYTVTVTDRNNCISNTEVNIVQAAPLTLAVDQPDTICIGQSSVLSVNVSGGTQPYAFLWSTGDTTSTTEVSPSTSNSYTVSVTDAFNCPTAPQVISQPVFPPLNVEAAGDIALCEGNVAQISASGSGGNGGPYTYNWNDSLIHTAVASVSPDHDSTFTVTLTDGCSPPVSDAVDIRIYPLPEAQFLPHLIEGCTPVAVDFHNYSITENGSSYSWDLGDQTFSNDTAPQHVYSIPGQYDVALTVTSPYGCTSQQVVENAVTVYGYPVADFTPDAYAVDIFNPSVNFIDNSSDAISWNWNFGDGTTDSVSSNPMHVYADSGTYTIQLIVTSNGSCPDTTYRQIHVDEIVTIYVPNAFTPNGNGVNDGFIAVGRGITRYEMWIIDRWGLEIFHSQSMHEPWDGTYYGNNNLCQNDVYEYVIDAEDYKGKKHRFIGHVTLVR